The window CTGAACGCCATTGATAGCGAGAAAGCCGTTATTGCAAAGGGACTGGAAAGGCGATTTGGCAATTTTATTGCGGTGAATCACATCAGTTTTGAGGTTGCCAGGGGCGAGATATTTGGTTTCCTGGGCCCCAATGGAGCCGGCAAATCCACAACAATACGGATGCTCTGCGGTCTTCTTACACCAACTGGTGGTACGGGAACCGTGGCCGGGTACGACATCAGGACTGAAGCAGAACGGATTAAAAATCACATTGGTTACATGAGCCAGAAGTTTTCACTCTATGAAGATTTAACGGTTGAAGAAAATATTAATTTTTACAGCGGAATTTATCGCATCGATCCAGAAAAGAAGAAGGAACGTAAGGAGTGGGTTATTGAGATGGCCGGTCTCAGGGAGCACCGGCAGTCACAGACGGCCATTCTTTCGGGTGGCTGGAAGCAGAGGCTTGCACTAGGGTGTGCAGTCCTCCACGAACCACCCATACTATTTCTTGATGAACCGACTTCTGGTGTTGACCCCCTCAGCAGACGCCAGTTCTGGGACCTGATCTACGAACTCTCTGGAAGAGGTGTAACAATATTTGTTACCACCCATTATATGGACGAGGCGGAATATTGTGACAGAATAGGGCTTATCTATCGTGGAGGGTTAACCGCCATAGGCACACCGGCTGTGCTTAAGACAGAACTCATGCAGGATGATGTCCTTGATGTCCAGTGTGAACGCCCCCAGGATGTAATGGATAAGCTTGAAAAGCTTACGGGAATTAAGGAGGTGGCGCTGTTTGGTAAAGGACTCCATGTCATTGTTGAAGATGCAGAAACTGCAACAGGCACAATACGAGATTTCCTCAATAAACAAGGTTATCAGGTTTCACGTGTCGAAAAGATAGTTCCCTCGATGGAGGATGTGTTTGTATCGCTCATAGAGTCCCGTGACAGGGCAGAACAGCCTCAACATGAGGTACGGCAATAAAGTAATTTTTATTCCATAAAGAGTATTGAATAACGATGAAATTATTTCGTGTTCGGGCGATCGCCCGTAAAGAATTCATACATATCTTCCGCGATCCAAGGAGCCTGGGCATGGCCGTAGTCATTCCTATGATGCTGCTGGTATTATTTGGTTATGCATTGAAGCTTGATGTCGAGAACGTGCCTATGGCAGTCTGGGACCAGAGTGAATCCCAGATAAGCAGGGAGTTTATCGCTCGTTTTGAAGGC is drawn from Candidatus Scalindua sp. and contains these coding sequences:
- a CDS encoding ABC transporter ATP-binding protein, giving the protein MKTSSFQSLPGEKGVIILNAIDSEKAVIAKGLERRFGNFIAVNHISFEVARGEIFGFLGPNGAGKSTTIRMLCGLLTPTGGTGTVAGYDIRTEAERIKNHIGYMSQKFSLYEDLTVEENINFYSGIYRIDPEKKKERKEWVIEMAGLREHRQSQTAILSGGWKQRLALGCAVLHEPPILFLDEPTSGVDPLSRRQFWDLIYELSGRGVTIFVTTHYMDEAEYCDRIGLIYRGGLTAIGTPAVLKTELMQDDVLDVQCERPQDVMDKLEKLTGIKEVALFGKGLHVIVEDAETATGTIRDFLNKQGYQVSRVEKIVPSMEDVFVSLIESRDRAEQPQHEVRQ